The Prosthecomicrobium sp. N25 genome contains a region encoding:
- a CDS encoding hydantoinase B/oxoprolinase family protein — MTTAWDFWIDRGGTFTDVIGRDPAGRLHARKLLSENPEAYRDAAVAGIRALLGLGPRDPIPAGAVGEVRMGTTVATNALLERKGERTLLVTTRGFRDSLEIAYQDRPDIFAKAIVKPEQLYERVIEADERILADGTVERPLDLAAARRDLLAARAEGFDAVAISLMHAYRYPAHEQALAALAREIGFAQVSVGHEVSPLVKLVGRGDTTVVDAYLSPILARYVRQVAEELDVARTGARLMFMMSSGGLTAADLFQGKDAILSGPAGGVVGLAETGRSAGFGEVIGFDMGGTSTDVAHYDGTYERAFDTEVAGVRIRAPMLLIHTVAAGGGSILHFDGSRFRVGPDSAGANPGPACYRRGGPLAVTDANVMVGKLIPDYFPAIFGPGQDQPLDADAVRARFAALAAEVGDGRSPEEVADGFIQIAIANMAEAIKQISVQRGYDVTGYALNCFGGAGGQHACLVADALGMTKVLIHPLSGLLSAYGMGLADIRATRVQALGDALEVADAGIEALGERLGDVCRAELAGQGVDPAETTTHVRAHIRYQGTDTALEVPAYDGKAGVRTADHRPRMREAFMAAHKARFGFVDEEKPLVVDAVSVEAIGGAAAFVEPEAPEAAEGAPEAARAARFFSRGAWRDAQVYRREALAPGHTVEGPAIVIERNQTIVVEDGWQARLTGRDHLVLTRTVPLPARTAIGTTADPVMLEIFNNLFMSIAEQMGVTLQNTAYSVNIKERLDFSCAVFDADAQLVANAPHMPVHLGSMDKSVETVIRQNPVIRPGDVFALNAPYNGGTHLPDITVCTPVFDDAGERILFWVASRGHHADVGGIAPGSMSPRATRIEEEGVYIDNFKLVDRGRFREQALVELLTGGPYPVRNVVQNVNDLKAQIAANEKGVAELRKMIAHFGLDVVQAYMGHVQDNAAESVRRVLDRMSDGDFALEMDQGCVIRVKISIDKAARKATVDFTGTSPQRDDNFNAPAPVTRAAVLYVFRVMVDDDIPMNAGCLRPIEIVVPDGTMLTPAYPAAVVAGNVEVSQAVTNALFGALRAMSCSQGTMNNLTFGNDRYQYYETICSGSPAGPTWDGASAVHVHMTNSRLTDPEILETRFPVVLEEFVIRRGSGGKGAHHAGDGTRRTIRFLERMDCAVLSGHRRVRPFGMAGGEPGELGANLVRRKDGHVDDLGGCGQTILEPGEAITVVTPTAGGYGRAE; from the coding sequence ATGACCACCGCCTGGGACTTCTGGATCGACCGCGGCGGCACCTTCACGGACGTGATCGGCCGCGACCCCGCCGGCAGGCTCCACGCCCGCAAGCTCCTGTCCGAGAATCCCGAGGCCTATCGCGACGCCGCGGTCGCGGGCATCCGCGCGCTCCTCGGGCTGGGGCCTCGCGACCCGATTCCGGCCGGCGCGGTGGGCGAAGTCCGCATGGGCACCACCGTCGCCACCAACGCCCTCCTCGAACGCAAGGGCGAGCGCACGCTGCTCGTCACCACCCGCGGGTTCCGGGACAGCCTCGAGATCGCCTACCAGGACCGACCCGACATCTTCGCCAAGGCGATCGTCAAGCCGGAACAGCTCTACGAGCGCGTGATCGAGGCCGACGAGCGCATCCTGGCGGACGGCACCGTCGAGCGTCCGCTCGACCTCGCCGCCGCCCGCCGCGACCTGTTGGCCGCCCGGGCCGAAGGCTTCGACGCGGTCGCGATCTCGCTCATGCACGCCTACCGGTATCCGGCCCACGAGCAGGCCCTCGCCGCGCTCGCCCGCGAGATAGGCTTCGCCCAGGTCTCGGTCGGCCACGAGGTCTCCCCCCTCGTCAAGCTGGTCGGCCGCGGCGACACCACCGTGGTCGACGCCTATCTATCGCCGATCCTCGCCCGCTACGTCCGTCAGGTCGCCGAGGAGCTCGACGTCGCGCGCACCGGCGCCCGCCTGATGTTCATGATGTCCTCCGGCGGGCTGACCGCCGCCGACCTCTTCCAGGGGAAGGACGCGATCCTCTCCGGCCCGGCCGGCGGCGTCGTCGGCCTCGCCGAGACGGGCCGGTCCGCCGGCTTCGGCGAGGTCATCGGCTTCGACATGGGCGGCACTTCCACGGACGTCGCCCACTACGACGGCACCTACGAGCGCGCCTTCGACACGGAGGTCGCCGGCGTCCGCATCCGCGCGCCCATGCTGCTCATCCACACGGTCGCGGCCGGTGGCGGCTCGATCCTGCATTTCGACGGCAGCCGCTTCCGCGTCGGCCCGGATTCCGCCGGCGCCAACCCGGGCCCCGCCTGCTACCGCCGCGGCGGCCCGCTCGCGGTGACCGACGCCAACGTCATGGTCGGCAAGCTGATCCCCGACTACTTCCCCGCCATCTTCGGCCCCGGCCAGGACCAGCCGCTCGACGCGGACGCCGTCCGTGCGAGGTTCGCCGCGCTCGCCGCCGAAGTCGGCGACGGCCGCAGCCCCGAGGAGGTCGCCGACGGCTTCATTCAAATCGCCATCGCCAACATGGCCGAGGCGATCAAGCAGATCTCCGTCCAGCGCGGCTACGACGTCACCGGCTACGCGCTGAACTGCTTCGGCGGCGCCGGCGGCCAGCATGCCTGCCTGGTCGCCGATGCGCTCGGCATGACGAAGGTGCTGATCCATCCCCTTTCCGGGCTCCTGTCCGCCTACGGGATGGGCCTCGCCGACATCCGCGCGACCCGCGTCCAGGCCCTCGGGGACGCCCTGGAGGTAGCCGATGCGGGCATCGAGGCGCTGGGCGAGCGCCTCGGCGACGTCTGCCGCGCCGAGCTCGCCGGCCAGGGCGTGGATCCGGCCGAGACGACCACCCACGTCCGCGCCCACATCCGCTACCAGGGCACCGACACGGCCCTCGAGGTGCCCGCCTATGACGGGAAGGCCGGGGTCCGCACCGCGGATCACCGGCCGCGCATGCGCGAGGCCTTCATGGCCGCCCACAAGGCCCGCTTCGGTTTCGTCGACGAGGAGAAGCCGCTCGTGGTCGATGCCGTGTCGGTCGAGGCGATCGGCGGCGCCGCCGCCTTCGTGGAGCCCGAGGCGCCCGAGGCGGCCGAGGGCGCCCCCGAGGCCGCGCGGGCGGCCCGCTTCTTCAGCCGCGGCGCCTGGCGCGACGCGCAGGTGTACCGCCGCGAGGCGCTCGCCCCCGGCCACACGGTCGAGGGCCCCGCGATCGTCATCGAGCGCAACCAGACCATCGTGGTGGAGGACGGCTGGCAGGCCCGGCTGACCGGCCGCGACCACCTCGTGCTGACCCGCACGGTCCCCCTCCCCGCCCGCACCGCCATCGGCACGACGGCCGACCCGGTGATGCTGGAGATCTTCAACAATCTCTTCATGTCCATCGCCGAGCAGATGGGCGTGACGCTCCAGAACACGGCCTATTCGGTCAACATCAAGGAACGGCTGGACTTCTCCTGCGCGGTCTTCGACGCCGACGCCCAGCTCGTCGCCAACGCGCCCCACATGCCGGTCCACCTCGGCTCGATGGACAAGTCGGTCGAGACGGTCATCCGCCAGAACCCGGTCATCCGCCCCGGCGACGTCTTCGCCCTGAACGCCCCCTACAACGGCGGCACCCACCTGCCCGACATCACCGTCTGCACGCCCGTCTTCGACGACGCGGGCGAGCGGATCCTGTTCTGGGTCGCGAGCCGCGGTCACCACGCCGACGTCGGCGGCATCGCGCCCGGCTCCATGAGCCCGCGCGCCACCCGGATCGAGGAGGAAGGCGTCTACATCGACAACTTCAAGCTCGTCGACCGCGGCCGCTTCCGCGAGCAGGCCCTGGTCGAGCTCCTGACCGGCGGCCCCTACCCCGTCCGCAACGTCGTCCAGAACGTCAACGACCTGAAGGCCCAGATCGCCGCCAACGAGAAGGGCGTGGCGGAACTGAGGAAGATGATCGCCCATTTCGGGCTCGACGTCGTGCAGGCCTATATGGGCCACGTCCAGGACAACGCCGCCGAGAGCGTCCGCCGCGTGCTCGACCGAATGTCGGACGGGGACTTCGCCCTGGAGATGGACCAGGGCTGCGTCATCCGCGTGAAGATCTCGATCGACAAGGCCGCCCGCAAGGCGACCGTCGACTTCACCGGCACCAGCCCCCAGCGCGACGACAACTTCAACGCCCCCGCCCCCGTCACACGCGCCGCCGTGCTCTACGTCTTCCGCGTCATGGTCGACGACGACATCCCGATGAACGCCGGCTGCCTCCGGCCCATCGAGATCGTGGTCCCCGACGGGACCATGCTCACCCCGGCCTACCCGGCCGCCGTGGTCGCCGGCAATGTCGAGGTCAGCCAGGCCGTGACCAACGCCCTCTTCGGCGCGCTTCGGGCCATGTCCTGCAGCCAGGGGACGATGAACAACCTGACCTTCGGCAACGATCGCTACCAGTACTACGAGACGATTTGCTCCGGCTCGCCGGCGGGTCCGACCTGGGACGGCGCCTCGGCGGTCCACGTCCACATGACCAACTCGCGCCTGACCGACCCGGAGATCCTGGAGACGCGCTTCCCCGTGGTCCTTGAGGAATTCGTCATCCGACGCGGATCCGGCGGCAAGGGGGCGCACCATGCCGGCGACGGCACGCGCCGCACGATCCGCTTCCTGGAACGGATGGACTGCGCCGTCCTCTCCGGCCACCGCCGCGTCCGTCCCTTCGGCATGGCCGGCGGCGAGCCCGGCGAACTCGGCGCCAACCTGGTTCGCCGCAAGGACGGCCACGTCGACGACCTCGGCGGCTGCGGCCAGACCATCCTGGAGCCCGGCGAGGCGATCACCGTCGTCACCCCGACCGCGGGAGGATATGGCCGGGCCGAGTGA
- a CDS encoding TRAP transporter substrate-binding protein gives MKAWISAAVAGALSLSLATSAVAQTKWDMPTPYPDGNFHTINNRQFVDEVAKATGGRLQITIHSNASLLKLPEIKRGVQTGSVQIGEFLVSTLGNEDAVFAFDSVPGLATSYDKAKKLWAAAKPYVAARLEKQGMVLLYSVAWPPQGVYAKKELTALADLKGMKFRAYNPATARFAQILGASPVTIQQAEVPQAFRAGLADAMITSGATGVDTQAWDYLTHYYDAQAFLPQNIVFANKAAFDGLPEADRKAVMAAAEAAEARGWAESEKLNEGFKKTMAEKGIKVAAPTAAMSQELAKVGETMAAEWVEKAGPDGKAIIDAYRK, from the coding sequence ATGAAAGCGTGGATTTCCGCCGCAGTCGCCGGCGCCTTGAGCCTTTCGCTGGCCACCTCCGCCGTCGCGCAGACCAAGTGGGACATGCCCACCCCCTATCCCGACGGCAACTTCCACACGATCAACAACCGCCAGTTCGTCGACGAAGTCGCCAAGGCAACCGGCGGACGCCTGCAGATCACCATCCACTCCAACGCGTCGCTCCTGAAGCTGCCGGAGATCAAGCGCGGCGTTCAGACGGGCTCGGTGCAGATCGGCGAGTTCCTCGTTTCCACCCTCGGCAACGAGGATGCCGTGTTCGCCTTCGACAGCGTGCCCGGCCTCGCCACCTCGTACGACAAGGCGAAGAAGCTTTGGGCCGCCGCGAAGCCCTACGTGGCCGCACGGCTGGAGAAGCAGGGCATGGTCCTGCTCTATTCCGTCGCCTGGCCGCCGCAGGGCGTCTACGCCAAGAAGGAACTCACCGCCCTCGCCGACCTGAAGGGCATGAAGTTCCGCGCCTACAACCCGGCGACCGCCCGCTTCGCGCAGATCCTGGGCGCCAGCCCGGTGACGATCCAGCAGGCAGAGGTGCCGCAGGCGTTCCGGGCCGGCCTCGCCGACGCGATGATCACCTCGGGGGCGACCGGCGTCGACACGCAGGCCTGGGACTATCTCACCCACTACTACGACGCGCAGGCGTTCCTGCCGCAGAACATCGTCTTCGCCAACAAGGCTGCCTTCGACGGGCTGCCGGAAGCCGATCGGAAGGCCGTGATGGCGGCCGCCGAGGCTGCCGAGGCGCGCGGCTGGGCCGAATCCGAGAAGCTCAACGAGGGCTTCAAGAAGACCATGGCCGAGAAGGGGATCAAGGTTGCGGCGCCGACCGCCGCGATGAGCCAGGAGCTCGCCAAGGTCGGCGAGACGATGGCGGCCGAATGGGTCGAGAAGGCCGGGCCGGACGGCAAGGCGATCATCGACGCCTACCGGAAGTGA
- a CDS encoding TRAP transporter small permease → MTKSPFSPLYVLMEILSGLALIGIAGVILADVGLRFVGGQVPASDDFSGYGLVAVLFLGLAPAYRRGEHIRVGLLVDRLGGPVRHGLEVVLLGLATVGITWAAFWSGRLAYDSWRFHDVAQGLVPVPLWMPQLSMVVGLTVFALALAEDLLRAAKGGTPSHLAQAALAADAAPTFER, encoded by the coding sequence GTGACCAAGAGCCCCTTCTCCCCTCTCTACGTCCTGATGGAGATCCTTTCCGGCCTGGCGCTGATCGGCATCGCGGGCGTGATCCTCGCCGACGTCGGGCTTCGCTTCGTCGGCGGTCAGGTCCCGGCTTCGGACGACTTCTCGGGCTACGGGCTGGTCGCCGTGCTGTTCCTCGGCTTGGCGCCGGCCTACCGGCGCGGCGAGCACATCCGGGTCGGCCTTCTCGTCGACCGGCTCGGCGGGCCGGTGCGGCACGGGCTCGAGGTGGTGCTCCTCGGCCTTGCGACGGTCGGGATCACCTGGGCCGCCTTCTGGTCGGGACGGCTGGCGTACGATTCCTGGCGCTTCCACGACGTGGCGCAGGGGCTCGTGCCGGTGCCGCTCTGGATGCCGCAGCTCTCGATGGTCGTCGGGCTCACGGTCTTCGCCCTGGCGCTTGCCGAGGACCTCCTGCGGGCCGCGAAGGGCGGCACGCCCTCGCACCTCGCGCAAGCGGCCTTGGCGGCCGATGCGGCTCCGACCTTCGAACGCTGA
- a CDS encoding TRAP transporter large permease: protein MDPTTVAIVLTICLFGFLAGGLWIGMALAGVGWVAIEFFTTRPAGLMFGQTTWGASNSWSLTALPMFIWMGEILFRSRLAEDMFKGLAPWMQRLPGRLLHTNVYGCGIFAAISGSSAATAATIGKMTIPELRRRGYDDFMVVGSLAGSGTLGLLIPPSIIMIVYGVAAQVSIARLFIAGVIPGILLMLVFSGIVVAYALLWPNRIPPADAPMPFLRKLDESRRLIPTVLLIVLVLGSIYGGYATPTESAVLGVVGSLLLALATGGLTAETFWQSVTGAVRTSCMIGLILSGAAFMSTAMGLTGLPRLFADWISHMQLSQAALIAALTVVFIIMGCFIDGISMVVLTTSVILPAVQAAGIDLLWFGIFIVLVVEMAQITPPVGFNLYVLQSLARKTMGYVALASLPFFVGMLLMVALVTAVPEVVTWLPNQMLGAK, encoded by the coding sequence ATGGACCCCACCACCGTTGCGATCGTCCTCACCATCTGTCTCTTCGGTTTCCTGGCGGGAGGGCTCTGGATCGGCATGGCGCTGGCCGGGGTCGGCTGGGTCGCCATCGAGTTCTTCACCACCCGCCCGGCAGGCCTGATGTTCGGGCAGACCACCTGGGGCGCCAGCAACTCGTGGTCCCTGACGGCGCTGCCGATGTTCATCTGGATGGGCGAGATCCTCTTCCGCTCCCGGCTCGCCGAGGACATGTTCAAGGGCCTGGCGCCGTGGATGCAGCGGCTGCCCGGGCGGCTCCTGCACACCAACGTCTACGGCTGCGGAATCTTCGCCGCGATTTCCGGCTCGTCGGCCGCGACGGCCGCCACCATCGGCAAGATGACGATCCCGGAGCTTCGCCGGCGGGGTTACGACGACTTCATGGTCGTGGGGTCGCTGGCCGGGTCGGGCACGCTCGGGCTGCTCATTCCGCCCTCGATCATCATGATCGTCTACGGGGTGGCCGCGCAGGTCTCCATCGCGCGGCTCTTCATCGCCGGGGTGATCCCCGGCATCCTGCTCATGCTGGTCTTCTCCGGCATCGTCGTGGCCTACGCGCTCCTGTGGCCGAACCGGATCCCGCCCGCCGACGCGCCAATGCCGTTCCTGCGCAAGCTCGACGAATCCCGCCGGCTCATCCCGACCGTGCTGCTCATCGTGCTGGTGCTCGGGTCGATCTACGGGGGCTATGCCACGCCGACCGAATCGGCCGTGCTCGGCGTGGTCGGCTCGCTCTTGCTGGCGCTCGCCACCGGCGGGCTCACGGCGGAGACCTTCTGGCAGAGCGTCACCGGCGCCGTCCGCACCTCCTGCATGATCGGCCTCATCCTGTCCGGTGCGGCCTTCATGTCGACCGCCATGGGGCTGACGGGCCTGCCGCGGCTCTTCGCGGACTGGATCTCCCACATGCAGCTCAGCCAGGCGGCGCTCATCGCGGCGCTGACGGTGGTGTTCATCATCATGGGCTGCTTCATCGACGGCATCTCCATGGTGGTGCTGACCACCTCGGTGATCCTCCCCGCCGTGCAGGCGGCGGGCATCGACCTCCTGTGGTTCGGGATCTTCATCGTGCTCGTGGTCGAGATGGCGCAGATCACGCCGCCGGTCGGCTTCAATCTCTACGTCCTGCAATCGCTGGCGAGGAAAACCATGGGCTACGTAGCATTGGCCTCGCTGCCCTTCTTCGTCGGCATGCTGCTGATGGTCGCCCTGGTGACCGCCGTCCCGGAGGTCGTCACGTGGCTGCCGAACCAGATGCTGGGGGCGAAATGA
- a CDS encoding winged helix DNA-binding protein gives MSGGDNEAWGRADLGPIVSSGHLAAGAMPALSEIEFAMVMYANAFQRWIVRCMAAAGVPDLSVLDILVLHNVNHRGKPKTLSDICLVLNIEDTHTVAYALKKLERLKLVKSGRRGKEKLSHITPAGEAACKRYAEVRETLLVDSVLSSGLKGEVLSEVAKRIRSLSGHYDQAARAAASL, from the coding sequence ATGAGCGGCGGCGACAACGAAGCCTGGGGCCGTGCCGACCTCGGGCCCATCGTCTCCTCCGGCCACCTCGCGGCCGGCGCCATGCCGGCACTGTCGGAGATCGAGTTCGCCATGGTCATGTACGCGAACGCCTTCCAGCGCTGGATCGTGCGCTGCATGGCCGCCGCGGGCGTGCCGGACCTGTCGGTGCTCGACATCCTCGTGCTGCACAACGTCAACCACCGGGGCAAGCCGAAGACGCTCTCCGACATCTGCCTCGTCCTCAACATCGAGGACACGCACACGGTCGCGTATGCGCTGAAGAAGCTGGAACGGCTCAAGCTCGTGAAGAGCGGGCGGCGCGGGAAGGAGAAACTCTCCCATATCACCCCCGCGGGCGAGGCGGCGTGCAAGCGCTACGCCGAGGTGCGCGAAACCCTGCTGGTCGATTCCGTGCTGTCGTCGGGCCTCAAGGGCGAGGTCCTGTCGGAGGTCGCCAAGCGGATCCGGTCGCTGTCGGGCCACTACGACCAGGCGGCGCGCGCGGCGGCGTCGCTCTGA
- a CDS encoding VOC family protein codes for MSIDPSASVVAPAALPAASHVGPVTLAVRDLPGLVRWYRTVLGMQVLLERPDKAVLGAADGRALLVLQGRPDLPADDPRRAGLFHVAYLMPSRRELARWVAHVAARRIAIEGASDHLVSEAFYLSDPEGNGIEVYRDRTRPEWPHEAGRLKIDTLPADIRGILAEGTAAPAFEGLPAGTTVGHVHLKVADIADSRRFYVDALGLEPMVETYPGALFVAAGGYHHHLGLNTWQSRGRPRPAPTLGLAAATLVLGDTRAVAAALARLAAAGYETDGDCVLDPSGNRIRLLAAEPTPEAAVA; via the coding sequence ATGTCCATCGATCCGTCCGCGTCCGTCGTCGCGCCCGCCGCCCTGCCCGCCGCGAGCCACGTGGGGCCCGTCACCCTGGCGGTCCGGGACCTTCCCGGTCTCGTCCGCTGGTACCGGACCGTCCTCGGCATGCAGGTCCTGCTCGAGCGGCCCGACAAGGCCGTGCTCGGCGCCGCCGACGGGCGCGCCCTGCTGGTCCTTCAGGGCCGGCCGGACCTGCCGGCCGACGACCCGCGCCGCGCCGGGCTCTTTCACGTCGCCTACCTGATGCCCTCCCGCCGCGAGCTCGCCCGCTGGGTCGCCCACGTGGCCGCCCGCCGGATCGCGATCGAGGGAGCCTCCGACCATCTGGTCAGCGAGGCCTTCTACCTTTCGGACCCGGAGGGCAACGGCATCGAGGTCTACCGCGACCGGACCCGCCCGGAATGGCCCCACGAAGCCGGCCGGCTCAAGATCGACACCCTGCCCGCCGACATCCGCGGCATCCTGGCCGAGGGGACGGCCGCGCCGGCCTTCGAGGGCCTGCCCGCCGGCACCACGGTCGGCCACGTTCATCTGAAGGTCGCCGACATCGCCGACAGCCGCCGCTTCTATGTCGACGCGCTCGGCCTGGAGCCGATGGTCGAAACCTATCCCGGGGCCCTGTTCGTGGCCGCCGGCGGCTATCACCACCACCTGGGCCTCAACACCTGGCAGAGCCGCGGGCGCCCGCGGCCCGCCCCGACCCTCGGCCTCGCCGCCGCCACCCTGGTGCTCGGCGACACACGAGCGGTCGCGGCCGCCCTCGCCCGCCTGGCCGCGGCCGGCTACGAGACCGACGGGGACTGTGTCCTCGACCCCTCGGGGAACCGCATCCGCCTCCTCGCCGCCGAGCCCACCCCCGAGGCGGCCGTCGCCTAA
- a CDS encoding formimidoylglutamate deiminase, producing the protein MAHLHAGRALLPEGWAAEVRLTLADGRIVAVEASAGAAPGDERVACLLPGMPDLHSHAFQRAMAGLTERRGPGNDSFWSWRDLMYRFALAMSPDDVEAVAAELQVEMLEAGFTRVGEFHYLHHAPDGHPYEDPAEMAVRIAAAAAETGIGLTLLPVLYARAGFGGAPAGTAQRRFVNDPAGFARLHEAASRALAALPGSVLGVAPHSLRAVTPDELEAAVALAAGGPVHIHVAEQTREVEDCLAWSGARPVAWLLDHAPVDPRWCLVHATHMDARETAALAATGAVAGLCPLTEANLGDGIFPAADFRAAGGAFGIGSDSNVEIGLGAELRMLEYSQRLRDRARNVLAPPEGSTGLSLFAAALAGGARALGAGPSEIAPGAPADLVALSPARPGTDLPDGDALLDAWIFAPGTVAVDKVWVRGVRLVEDGRHRERERIGRRFGAVMERLAASA; encoded by the coding sequence ATGGCGCATCTTCATGCCGGGCGGGCCCTGCTGCCGGAGGGCTGGGCCGCCGAGGTGAGGCTCACCCTCGCGGACGGCCGCATCGTCGCCGTAGAGGCGTCCGCCGGCGCGGCCCCCGGGGACGAGCGCGTCGCCTGTCTCCTGCCCGGCATGCCCGACCTGCACAGCCACGCCTTCCAGCGTGCGATGGCGGGCCTGACCGAGCGGCGCGGGCCGGGCAACGACAGCTTCTGGAGCTGGCGCGACCTCATGTACCGCTTCGCGCTCGCCATGTCGCCCGACGACGTGGAGGCCGTCGCGGCCGAGCTCCAGGTCGAGATGCTCGAGGCCGGCTTCACCCGCGTCGGCGAGTTCCACTACCTGCACCACGCCCCGGACGGGCACCCCTACGAGGATCCGGCCGAGATGGCCGTCCGCATCGCCGCGGCGGCGGCCGAGACCGGCATCGGCCTCACCCTGCTCCCCGTCCTCTACGCCCGCGCAGGCTTCGGCGGCGCCCCGGCGGGGACGGCCCAGCGCCGCTTCGTCAACGACCCTGCCGGTTTCGCCCGCCTGCACGAGGCGGCCAGCCGCGCCCTGGCGGCGCTGCCCGGAAGTGTGCTCGGCGTCGCGCCGCATTCGCTGAGGGCGGTCACCCCGGACGAGCTCGAGGCCGCCGTGGCGCTCGCGGCCGGCGGGCCGGTCCACATCCACGTCGCCGAGCAGACCCGGGAGGTGGAAGATTGCCTCGCCTGGTCGGGCGCCCGCCCAGTCGCCTGGCTCCTCGACCATGCCCCGGTCGACCCACGCTGGTGCCTCGTCCACGCCACCCACATGGACGCGCGCGAAACCGCCGCCCTCGCGGCGACCGGCGCGGTCGCCGGCCTCTGCCCCCTGACCGAGGCCAACCTCGGCGACGGCATCTTCCCCGCCGCGGACTTCCGCGCCGCCGGAGGGGCCTTCGGCATCGGCTCGGATTCCAACGTCGAGATCGGCCTCGGCGCGGAGCTGCGCATGCTGGAATACTCCCAGCGCCTGCGCGACCGGGCGCGCAACGTTCTCGCCCCGCCGGAAGGCTCGACCGGCCTCAGCCTCTTCGCCGCCGCGCTCGCCGGCGGCGCCCGGGCGCTCGGCGCCGGGCCGTCCGAGATCGCCCCCGGCGCGCCGGCCGACCTCGTTGCCCTCTCCCCGGCCCGCCCGGGCACCGACCTGCCCGACGGCGACGCCCTGCTCGACGCCTGGATCTTCGCGCCCGGCACGGTCGCGGTCGACAAGGTCTGGGTCCGCGGCGTGCGGCTGGTCGAGGACGGCCGGCACCGCGAGCGGGAGCGGATCGGCCGCCGCTTCGGCGCCGTCATGGAGCGTCTCGCCGCGAGCGCCTGA
- a CDS encoding STAS/SEC14 domain-containing protein yields the protein MDRLAPDGSVAEAHSPRADLLVFEIRARITKPDMEWMARLVEEAFDRHEAVDMLVVMRNYQGADWGAVLDAEFAKAQARATNHVRRYAVVGAPAWARAMIEVADVFSPVDAKTFALEEEAEAWAWVNGAA from the coding sequence ATGGACAGACTTGCACCCGACGGCTCGGTCGCCGAGGCCCACAGCCCGCGTGCTGACCTTCTCGTCTTCGAAATCCGCGCCCGCATCACCAAGCCCGACATGGAATGGATGGCGCGGCTGGTCGAGGAGGCGTTCGACCGCCATGAGGCCGTCGACATGCTGGTCGTGATGCGCAACTACCAGGGCGCCGACTGGGGCGCGGTGCTCGACGCCGAATTCGCCAAGGCTCAGGCCCGCGCCACGAACCACGTCCGCCGCTACGCCGTCGTCGGCGCCCCCGCCTGGGCGCGCGCGATGATCGAGGTCGCCGACGTCTTCTCCCCCGTGGACGCCAAGACCTTCGCGCTCGAGGAAGAAGCCGAAGCCTGGGCCTGGGTCAACGGCGCCGCGTGA
- a CDS encoding tyrosine-type recombinase/integrase, with protein MASLNLTESRIRELPLGSGIWRDQQVKGLLVICHATTKTYSVQGDVRRNGRHVRTVRVKIDRVDRIGLREARNKARELMSQIQSGIDPTAKQEASTITVAEALEVHLGERTFRKATVDSYRYNVDHYLARIRNRPIVDLSRPMVRDIYEKLRTNSGQTTATGVMRVLRAIINTAMRMDITITDNPVCALRLPMPPDRRVDALDLMEWWELTEELPPIRRDLHRAMMLTGARRSSILNLKRADVDLGRRILRFTHMKTGGQMLFPMGDFLTAMVEERMRADLPLNNPWLWPSPVSGIGCTTEPKEKRRGLPSPHEYRHHARTLFIAAGVPYAESALLLGQRLPGASGGYVHAEHLVEHLRPHAQALETKILAARVGGLILPPADDLSDEEDGDDAEAA; from the coding sequence ATGGCTTCCCTCAATCTCACGGAGTCCCGCATCCGGGAACTCCCCCTCGGCTCCGGCATCTGGCGCGACCAACAGGTCAAGGGGCTGCTGGTCATCTGCCATGCAACCACGAAGACCTACTCGGTGCAAGGCGACGTCCGCAGGAACGGCCGGCACGTCCGCACCGTGCGGGTCAAGATCGACCGCGTGGACCGGATCGGCCTGCGCGAGGCCCGCAATAAGGCCCGCGAGCTGATGTCGCAGATCCAGTCCGGCATCGACCCCACGGCGAAGCAGGAGGCGAGCACCATCACGGTCGCCGAAGCCCTGGAGGTCCACCTCGGCGAGCGCACTTTCCGCAAGGCGACCGTGGACAGCTACCGCTACAACGTCGACCACTACCTCGCCCGCATCAGGAATCGACCGATCGTCGACCTGAGCCGGCCCATGGTGCGGGACATCTACGAGAAGCTCCGCACCAACTCCGGGCAGACGACCGCGACCGGCGTGATGCGCGTCCTTCGCGCGATCATCAACACCGCCATGCGGATGGACATCACCATCACCGACAACCCGGTCTGCGCCCTTCGCCTGCCCATGCCGCCGGACCGGAGGGTCGACGCGCTCGACCTCATGGAATGGTGGGAGCTGACGGAGGAGCTTCCGCCGATCCGGCGCGACCTCCACCGCGCCATGATGCTCACGGGCGCCCGGCGGTCGTCGATCCTCAACCTGAAGCGCGCCGACGTGGACCTCGGCCGCAGGATCCTGCGCTTCACCCACATGAAGACGGGCGGGCAGATGCTGTTCCCCATGGGCGACTTCCTCACCGCCATGGTCGAGGAGCGGATGCGCGCCGACCTGCCGCTCAACAATCCCTGGCTCTGGCCGTCGCCCGTGAGCGGCATCGGCTGCACCACCGAGCCGAAGGAGAAGCGGCGCGGCCTGCCGAGCCCGCACGAGTACCGCCACCACGCCCGCACGCTCTTCATCGCGGCCGGCGTGCCCTACGCCGAGAGCGCGCTCCTCCTCGGCCAGCGGCTTCCCGGTGCCTCCGGCGGATACGTCCACGCCGAGCACCTCGTCGAGCACTTGCGCCCGCACGCGCAGGCGCTGGAGACGAAGATCCTGGCGGCGCGGGTCGGCGGCCTGATCCTGCCGCCCGCCGACGACCTCTCGGACGAGGAGGACGGCGACGATGCCGAGGCCGCTTAA